From Vagococcus jeotgali, one genomic window encodes:
- a CDS encoding carboxymuconolactone decarboxylase family protein, translating into MTITTLVAMDGCDTEVATHVNNAINVGVSSKKILDTLIQMLPYAGFARAINGIMVCKKVFDERDIDYSIDLEN; encoded by the coding sequence TTGACAATAACAACACTAGTTGCTATGGATGGATGCGATACAGAAGTTGCTACACATGTTAATAATGCAATTAATGTAGGTGTGAGTTCTAAAAAAATATTAGATACTTTGATACAGATGTTACCTTATGCAGGGTTTGCTAGAGCGATAAACGGTATTATGGTATGTAAAAAAGTGTTTGATGAGCGTGACATTGATTATTCAATTGATTTAGAGAATTAA
- a CDS encoding ISL3 family transposase: MDNHTRKLLNLTDKSIIFEKDWLTEATIRGRRSNIIRGRLTSPDRICPSCHQNTCVKNGTYTTKTQLPEFNRVTTYLELKRERYLCKECHTTFSADTALVDDYCHISKTLKYQIALDLKEDRSRKEIARFHHVSDNTVQCVLYDFTNHCLTNFQHLPKVLCVDEFKSTKSCQSGMSFICADAESKKIIDILPDRRLFSLIKYFLKYSRKERLKVKFLVMDMNANYGGLLKTVFPHAEIVTDRFHIIQHINRSFNQLRIKEMNQLKRYDNEEAKQYRRIKKYWKLFLKDSSQLSATTYSNYPLFNKSMTQVGVIEELLSYNSTIKIAYDYIQELKYAYETKDSDLFLELTHSIPNELPKEFKAKFKTFQTFRQGVTNALNYSYSNGFLEGINNRIKAIKRTAYGYRNFLTFKRRIFLIQGQSFQFN; encoded by the coding sequence ATGGATAATCATACTAGAAAATTACTTAATTTAACAGACAAATCTATTATTTTTGAAAAAGATTGGTTAACTGAGGCTACTATTAGAGGTAGACGCTCAAATATAATAAGGGGAAGACTAACGTCTCCAGACAGAATATGCCCCTCTTGTCATCAGAATACGTGTGTTAAAAATGGTACTTATACTACTAAAACACAACTACCAGAGTTTAATAGGGTCACAACTTATTTAGAACTTAAAAGAGAACGATATCTATGTAAAGAATGTCATACAACATTCAGTGCTGATACTGCGTTAGTCGATGACTATTGTCATATATCGAAAACATTAAAGTATCAAATCGCCTTAGATTTGAAAGAAGATCGTTCAAGAAAAGAGATTGCTAGATTCCATCATGTTTCTGATAACACGGTACAATGTGTTTTATACGACTTTACCAACCACTGTCTAACCAACTTTCAACATCTACCAAAAGTACTATGTGTCGATGAATTTAAATCAACTAAGTCATGTCAATCTGGTATGAGCTTTATTTGTGCTGATGCTGAAAGTAAAAAGATTATTGATATTTTACCAGATAGACGCCTCTTCTCTCTTATTAAGTACTTCCTGAAATACTCCAGAAAAGAGCGGTTAAAAGTGAAGTTTCTCGTCATGGATATGAATGCCAACTACGGTGGCCTTCTTAAAACTGTATTTCCACATGCAGAGATTGTGACAGATAGATTCCATATCATTCAGCATATCAATCGTTCTTTTAATCAACTAAGAATAAAAGAAATGAATCAATTAAAACGTTATGATAATGAAGAAGCAAAACAATACCGGAGAATAAAAAAATATTGGAAACTATTTTTAAAAGACTCTAGTCAATTAAGTGCCACTACATATAGTAATTATCCTCTTTTCAACAAAAGTATGACACAAGTTGGTGTCATTGAAGAACTTCTTTCCTATAACTCAACTATAAAAATCGCATATGATTATATACAAGAGTTAAAATATGCTTATGAAACAAAGGATTCAGACTTATTTTTAGAATTAACCCATTCTATCCCTAATGAGCTTCCTAAGGAATTTAAAGCCAAATTCAAAACATTCCAAACCTTCAGGCAGGGTGTTACCAATGCTTTAAATTATTCTTATTCAAATGGTTTTTTAGAAGGAATTAACAACCGAATCAAAGCTATCAAACGAACAGCCTATGGTTACCGAAATTTCTTAACTTTTAAGCGACGGATTTTCCTTATTCAAGGTCAATCATTTCAATTTAATTAA
- a CDS encoding ABC transporter permease/substrate binding protein: MLNLLLSAKIPMAQWVEVITDWITRTFSGLFSFLQTIGQVVMNSLTSLFLVIPPIILIIVITVVAYYISNHKKGLPIFTFLGLLFIYNQGLWENLMSTFTLVLIASLLSIIIGVPLGILMAKNDKAQAIITPILDFMQTMPGFVYLIPAVAFFGIGMVPGVFASIIFALPPTVRFTNLGIRQVPEELVEAADSFGSTGSQKLFKLELPLAKSTILAGINQTTMLALSMVVIASMIGAPGLGRDVLSALQRAQVGNGFVSGLALVILAIIIDRFTQYLNKPNSSDKDDKKKMKKSTIITIIVAILVAFGIYTAVSNHTEGDKSINLAYVEWDSEVASTHVVAEVLKEQGYDVEITPLDNAIMWQSLATGKADASVSAWLPNTHQSQLEEYQDDINLIGDNLTGARVGLVVPTYMGIKSIDDLNTQAGQKIIGIEPGAGVVNAAEETIQTYPNLKDWTLDASSSGAMVVALDQAIKKEEPIVITGWTPHWMFSKYDLTYLEDPKGTMGEEETINTMTRKDLQQDSPEAFAILEKFHWTPEDLEVVMLDINSGASPEQAAKKWVQDNPDKVAKWTN; the protein is encoded by the coding sequence ATGCTTAACCTACTACTTTCTGCAAAAATACCTATGGCACAATGGGTAGAAGTCATTACAGATTGGATTACAAGAACATTTTCTGGCCTATTTTCATTCTTACAAACTATTGGCCAGGTGGTTATGAATAGTTTAACCTCATTATTTTTAGTTATTCCACCTATAATTTTGATTATAGTTATTACCGTTGTAGCTTATTATATTAGTAATCATAAAAAAGGACTACCTATTTTTACCTTTTTAGGATTACTCTTTATCTACAATCAAGGTCTATGGGAGAACTTAATGAGTACCTTTACCCTTGTACTGATTGCTAGTTTACTATCTATTATCATTGGGGTGCCTCTTGGTATTTTAATGGCTAAAAATGATAAAGCTCAGGCTATTATCACGCCTATTCTTGATTTCATGCAGACAATGCCTGGATTTGTTTATCTAATCCCTGCCGTTGCTTTCTTTGGAATTGGAATGGTCCCAGGTGTGTTTGCATCTATTATCTTTGCCTTACCACCGACAGTGAGATTTACAAATTTAGGAATTAGACAAGTACCTGAAGAACTCGTTGAAGCTGCTGATTCTTTTGGTAGTACAGGTTCACAAAAGTTATTTAAACTAGAACTTCCTTTAGCGAAGAGTACTATTTTAGCAGGAATCAACCAAACAACAATGTTAGCTCTATCAATGGTTGTTATTGCTTCTATGATCGGAGCTCCTGGCCTTGGTCGTGACGTATTGTCTGCACTTCAAAGAGCACAAGTAGGAAATGGATTTGTCAGTGGATTAGCGCTAGTTATTTTAGCGATTATTATTGACCGATTTACACAATATTTAAACAAACCTAATAGTTCTGATAAAGATGATAAAAAGAAGATGAAAAAATCTACTATCATCACAATCATTGTTGCTATTTTAGTTGCTTTTGGTATTTACACTGCTGTTAGTAATCATACAGAAGGAGATAAGTCAATCAACCTTGCTTATGTCGAGTGGGACTCAGAAGTTGCCTCTACCCATGTAGTGGCTGAAGTCTTAAAAGAGCAAGGTTATGACGTTGAAATCACTCCACTAGATAATGCTATTATGTGGCAATCTCTTGCAACTGGTAAAGCAGATGCTAGTGTCTCTGCATGGCTTCCTAATACCCACCAATCTCAATTAGAAGAGTATCAAGATGATATCAATTTAATTGGAGATAACTTAACAGGAGCTAGAGTAGGACTTGTGGTACCAACATATATGGGAATTAAATCAATTGATGATCTAAATACTCAAGCAGGACAAAAAATTATCGGAATTGAACCTGGTGCTGGTGTTGTCAATGCTGCTGAGGAGACAATTCAAACCTATCCAAACTTAAAAGATTGGACACTTGATGCTTCAAGTAGTGGGGCAATGGTTGTAGCTCTTGATCAAGCGATTAAAAAGGAAGAACCCATCGTCATTACAGGTTGGACACCCCATTGGATGTTTTCAAAATATGATTTAACATACCTTGAAGATCCAAAAGGTACTATGGGTGAGGAAGAAACGATTAATACAATGACACGTAAAGATTTACAACAAGATTCACCTGAAGCATTTGCCATTTTAGAAAAATTCCACTGGACTCCAGAGGATTTAGAAGTCGTCATGCTTGATATTAACTCTGGTGCATCTCCAGAACAAGCAGCTAAAAAATGGGTACAAGATAACCCAGATAAAGTAGCTAAATGGACAAACTAA
- a CDS encoding quaternary amine ABC transporter ATP-binding protein — MTKVKVKNLTKIFGKKPQQQQALKMVKEKKSKLEIVEATGATVGVYDVNFEVNEGEIFVIMGLSGSGKSTLIRLINRIIEPTSGDIYIDGQDIAKLDKEELREVRRKKMSMVFQNFGLFPHRTILENTEYGLEIRGVDKEERTKRAEKALKNSGLITFKNQYPDQLSGGMQQRVGLARALANDPEILLMDEAFSALDPLIRREMQDELIELQDQVQKTIIFITHDLNEALRIGDRIALMKDGKIMQIGTGEEILTNPANDYVREFVEDVDRSKVLTAQNIMVPALTTNVDIDGPNVALQHMRTEEVSMLMAINKKRELKGFITADNAVIARKNKQPLTDVLDTDIITVESNTLVSDILPLIYDSPTPIAVVNPEKNNRLLGVIIRGSVIEALADTTTDMEVVEHA; from the coding sequence ATGACGAAAGTCAAAGTTAAAAATTTAACCAAAATTTTTGGAAAAAAACCACAACAACAACAAGCTTTAAAGATGGTCAAAGAAAAGAAATCTAAGTTAGAAATTGTAGAGGCAACTGGAGCAACAGTTGGGGTTTATGATGTTAATTTCGAGGTCAATGAAGGAGAAATTTTCGTAATCATGGGATTATCAGGTAGTGGAAAATCAACTTTAATCCGCTTAATTAACCGTATTATTGAACCAACTTCTGGTGACATCTACATCGATGGACAAGATATCGCAAAACTAGATAAGGAAGAATTACGAGAAGTTAGACGTAAAAAGATGAGTATGGTCTTCCAAAATTTCGGATTGTTTCCACATCGTACAATTTTAGAAAATACAGAATACGGACTAGAAATACGTGGTGTGGATAAAGAAGAACGAACTAAGCGTGCTGAAAAAGCTCTAAAGAATTCTGGTTTAATAACATTTAAAAACCAATATCCTGACCAACTATCAGGTGGTATGCAACAACGTGTTGGACTGGCTAGAGCTCTTGCCAATGATCCAGAAATTTTACTAATGGACGAAGCATTTTCGGCCCTTGATCCTTTAATTAGACGTGAAATGCAAGATGAGTTGATTGAGTTACAAGATCAAGTTCAAAAAACAATTATCTTCATTACACATGATTTAAATGAGGCACTACGTATTGGTGATCGCATTGCTCTAATGAAAGATGGTAAAATCATGCAAATCGGAACTGGAGAGGAAATATTAACTAATCCAGCCAATGATTATGTTAGAGAATTCGTTGAAGATGTGGACCGATCGAAAGTATTAACTGCTCAAAATATTATGGTGCCAGCTCTAACTACCAATGTTGATATTGATGGTCCTAATGTTGCTCTACAACACATGCGAACTGAAGAAGTAAGTATGCTTATGGCAATTAATAAAAAACGTGAATTAAAGGGATTTATAACAGCTGATAATGCTGTTATCGCTAGGAAAAACAAGCAACCACTAACTGATGTTCTTGATACAGATATTATTACTGTAGAAAGTAATACTTTAGTCAGCGATATTCTACCGCTAATTTATGATTCACCAACTCCAATTGCTGTTGTTAATCCAGAAAAGAATAACCGTTTATTAGGAGTTATTATTAGAGGTAGTGTCATTGAAGCTTTAGCTGATACAACGACTGATATGGAGGTGGTTGAACATGCTTAA
- a CDS encoding GntR family transcriptional regulator, with protein sequence MGNSKKDILPKYQQVAISIAERIVSNQYPVGQKVHARSTLANTFSVSPETARKAVNVLVDLGIMEAKHGSGVTTSSKEKAKAFLTQYENVRNIQEIKTDVLKSIIKQQEELENLASLTQLLVAQTKQLNQINPLLPSELLLTKQSLHLGETIQSLNIWQETSATIIAILRGEDLLISPGPYAVINEMDTLFFIGDEFAKQRLTNFFYPTIA encoded by the coding sequence ATGGGAAACTCTAAAAAAGACATCTTACCTAAGTACCAGCAAGTTGCCATTAGTATTGCCGAAAGAATTGTATCTAATCAATACCCTGTAGGACAAAAAGTCCATGCCAGATCAACCTTAGCTAATACATTTAGTGTCTCACCTGAGACTGCTAGAAAAGCTGTTAACGTATTAGTAGACTTAGGAATTATGGAAGCCAAGCATGGTAGTGGTGTTACTACCTCCTCTAAAGAAAAGGCTAAAGCATTTCTAACACAATACGAAAACGTTCGAAATATACAAGAAATAAAAACAGATGTTTTAAAAAGTATTATAAAACAACAAGAAGAATTAGAAAATTTAGCGAGTCTAACACAGCTACTAGTTGCCCAAACAAAGCAATTAAATCAAATAAATCCTTTGCTTCCATCTGAACTTCTTTTAACTAAACAATCTCTACACTTGGGTGAAACAATCCAAAGCCTCAATATATGGCAAGAAACATCAGCCACTATTATCGCTATTTTAAGGGGAGAAGATTTGTTAATTTCTCCTGGACCATATGCTGTAATTAATGAGATGGATACTCTTTTCTTTATTGGAGATGAGTTTGCCAAACAAAGACTCACAAACTTTTTTTATCCTACCATAGCATAG
- a CDS encoding HelD family protein: protein MSNDTKQLEENYLNSTYKQLSETKTYLDNWLREMKSDGQSIMKHITEDIKMNVDGIADKLDSFSQVEMKNREIDQLNIKIKNGEVTLDKVNRLLESPYFGKVVVDFLDDEPVEPFYIGMHGFANQENINLIYDWRSPIAELFYNNELGKSSYNVRGEEIKTSIEERRQFVIEQSKLITYFDTMISIQDDVLLDALASDDTNRMKDITATIQKEQNVVIRDIHHDYILVNGVAGSGKTSAIMQRIAYLLYTFQESITSENVLILSPNKAFIQYVSDVLPALGEKNPRNMTMLQFIQAYLGRAIESETNYFNRIASSHVSSENDILRTKEYVGFIKEKAHHVFDETSLFKAIMYREQPIISQKMLIDLFNDTPKELPHADRIQGTKQKLQSYWERKLLHQSKSKRLHDEVTNLTEDQQEKYFGHLIQNDSEKSLTKYAEQLLRKKYKKVTRQINQYRWLNQDVLFNSLFEMYTGKSYQGDLRPPNLDEAVIQVLINHLFIEKLTMPKMKFVLVDEVQDYTEAQLELLLLLYPNSEFTMVGDENQAIFNTNVSFETINQIFAQRQKQIKNYNLLTSYRSTGAITEVFNQLAMNGSADIVPVRPTGDTPKVVSYKDEEELLKTTQSILASLNGEELSVLVKTEKDVFYLQQLFKGIEAIQVLSINLAKGLEFDNVLVLNVTEEMYHTARDKKILYTAFSRAMSRLFIGYKNERSSLIDFL from the coding sequence ATGTCAAATGACACGAAACAATTAGAGGAAAATTATTTAAACAGTACATATAAACAACTCAGTGAAACGAAAACATACTTGGATAATTGGTTAAGAGAAATGAAATCTGATGGACAATCTATCATGAAGCATATTACTGAAGATATTAAGATGAATGTGGATGGTATCGCAGACAAATTAGATTCATTTAGTCAAGTCGAGATGAAAAATAGAGAGATAGATCAATTGAATATCAAAATTAAAAACGGTGAAGTCACACTTGATAAAGTTAACCGATTACTAGAATCCCCGTATTTTGGTAAAGTTGTGGTTGATTTTTTAGATGACGAGCCGGTTGAGCCATTTTATATTGGTATGCATGGTTTTGCTAACCAAGAAAATATAAACTTGATTTATGATTGGCGCTCACCCATTGCAGAGCTGTTCTATAACAACGAATTAGGGAAATCATCATACAACGTCCGTGGTGAAGAGATTAAAACATCAATTGAAGAAAGAAGACAATTTGTTATTGAGCAAAGTAAATTAATTACTTACTTTGATACGATGATTTCAATTCAAGATGATGTGCTACTAGATGCCTTGGCTAGTGACGATACCAATCGTATGAAAGATATCACAGCAACTATTCAAAAAGAACAAAATGTGGTAATCAGAGATATACATCATGATTATATTTTAGTTAATGGTGTAGCAGGAAGTGGTAAGACTTCGGCAATTATGCAGCGAATTGCTTATTTACTTTATACTTTTCAAGAAAGTATTACTTCTGAAAATGTACTAATCCTATCCCCAAATAAAGCCTTTATTCAATATGTATCAGATGTATTACCAGCTCTAGGAGAGAAAAACCCAAGGAATATGACTATGTTACAGTTTATCCAAGCTTATCTAGGAAGAGCGATTGAATCAGAGACAAACTATTTTAACCGGATTGCCTCTAGTCATGTATCTAGTGAGAACGATATTTTAAGAACAAAGGAGTATGTAGGATTTATTAAGGAGAAAGCTCATCATGTTTTTGATGAGACCTCATTATTTAAAGCGATTATGTACCGTGAACAACCTATTATCTCTCAAAAAATGCTGATTGATTTATTTAATGATACACCAAAAGAATTACCTCATGCTGATCGTATCCAAGGAACGAAACAAAAATTACAAAGTTATTGGGAACGCAAGTTATTACATCAGTCAAAATCAAAACGTCTCCACGATGAAGTGACGAATTTAACTGAAGACCAACAAGAAAAATATTTTGGTCATTTAATTCAAAATGATTCAGAAAAAAGTTTGACGAAATATGCTGAACAGCTATTACGTAAAAAATATAAAAAAGTAACTAGACAAATTAATCAGTATAGATGGTTGAATCAAGACGTATTGTTTAATAGTTTATTTGAGATGTATACAGGTAAAAGTTATCAAGGTGATTTAAGACCACCTAACTTAGATGAAGCCGTGATTCAAGTGCTGATTAATCATTTATTTATTGAAAAATTAACTATGCCGAAAATGAAGTTTGTTTTAGTTGATGAAGTTCAAGATTACACTGAGGCACAGTTAGAATTATTGCTTCTTTTATATCCAAATAGTGAATTTACTATGGTAGGAGATGAGAATCAAGCAATTTTCAATACAAATGTGTCCTTTGAAACAATTAATCAAATTTTTGCTCAAAGACAAAAGCAAATTAAAAATTATAATTTACTAACAAGCTATCGTTCAACAGGTGCTATTACAGAGGTATTTAATCAATTAGCTATGAATGGTAGTGCTGATATTGTACCAGTTCGTCCAACTGGAGATACTCCTAAAGTTGTGTCGTACAAAGATGAGGAAGAGTTACTAAAAACAACTCAAAGTATTTTGGCTAGTTTAAACGGAGAAGAGCTGAGCGTTCTAGTTAAAACTGAAAAAGATGTGTTTTATTTGCAACAGTTATTTAAAGGAATAGAAGCTATTCAAGTTCTAAGTATCAATTTAGCTAAAGGCTTAGAGTTTGATAATGTACTTGTTTTAAATGTGACAGAAGAGATGTACCATACTGCTCGTGACAAGAAAATTTTATACACAGCTTTTTCTAGAGCAATGTCACGTTTGTTTATTGGATATAAAAATGAAAGAAGTTCATTGATTGACTTTTTATAA
- a CDS encoding YoaK family protein, with the protein MIKNQQHITILKAVMTLTTGLVIGYLDCYTFIRYDNNIISAQTGNFVVLGVKLAAWDVVGILENLILIAGFCIGTMVAFYCIGKTYLVYRDLLYRWTMFVGILLLTQFFLHDENMVLFLLSLLSGVGLSFFRDIGSVSLNSTIMTGNFRMLYINFVDRFIFKNKAAKVMPYVSIALVFLIGAFVSRKLMWLSLLAHYQLIVAVSLIPYIFIFIYRKKERTAN; encoded by the coding sequence ATGATTAAAAATCAACAACATATTACGATATTAAAGGCTGTTATGACATTAACGACAGGTTTAGTAATAGGATATTTAGATTGTTATACATTTATACGTTATGATAATAATATAATTAGTGCTCAAACAGGAAATTTTGTTGTTTTAGGTGTTAAGTTAGCAGCATGGGATGTCGTAGGCATCCTTGAAAATTTAATTTTAATTGCAGGGTTTTGCATTGGAACGATGGTTGCGTTTTATTGCATTGGAAAAACTTATTTAGTTTATAGAGATTTATTATATAGGTGGACGATGTTTGTTGGTATTTTACTACTAACTCAGTTCTTTTTACATGATGAGAACATGGTTCTTTTCCTACTTAGTTTGTTATCTGGTGTGGGATTGTCTTTCTTTAGAGATATAGGTAGTGTTTCGTTAAATAGTACCATAATGACAGGTAACTTTAGAATGCTCTACATAAATTTTGTTGACCGGTTTATTTTTAAAAACAAGGCAGCAAAGGTGATGCCTTATGTTAGTATTGCTTTAGTATTCTTAATTGGGGCATTTGTAAGTAGGAAATTAATGTGGCTATCTTTACTTGCTCATTATCAGCTGATAGTAGCTGTCTCATTAATACCTTATATTTTTATATTTATTTATAGAAAAAAAGAAAGAACAGCTAATTAA
- a CDS encoding IS256 family transposase — protein MTHFTTEIMETLINKGDLDDLFRRHLELAINSLLQAELTAFLDYEKYDRAGFNSGNSRNGNYSRSFKTEYGELNLVIPRDRNGEFSQQTLPAYKRTNDSLETTIIQLFKKGITMSEISDLIEKMYGHYYTPQTISNMSKIVSEDVLAFKERTLEAKYSVIFMDATHIPLKRQTVSKEAVYIVIGIRLDGTKEVLGFTIAPTESAYVWKEILQDLKDRGLEEVLLVVTDGLSGIHDSIHSVYPNAQFQQCCVHISRNIAHKVRVSDRQEVCNDFKLVYQAASKEEAMNQISFMIDKWKKQYPRVVKLLLNPAILTFYNFPPSIRRTIYSTNLIEGFNKQLKKYTKRKEQFPNEESLERFLVSQFNEYNQKFLGRVHKGFKEIQDTLESMF, from the coding sequence ATGACTCATTTTACTACAGAAATAATGGAAACACTAATTAATAAAGGTGATTTAGATGATTTATTTCGTCGTCATTTAGAACTCGCTATCAACTCATTATTACAGGCTGAATTAACAGCGTTTCTTGACTACGAAAAGTATGATAGAGCTGGATTTAATTCAGGTAATTCCCGCAATGGGAATTACTCACGTTCATTTAAAACAGAATATGGAGAATTAAATTTGGTGATTCCTAGAGATAGAAATGGAGAATTTTCCCAACAAACATTACCAGCCTATAAAAGAACCAATGATTCCTTAGAAACTACTATTATTCAGCTATTTAAAAAAGGGATCACTATGTCTGAAATCTCTGATCTAATTGAAAAAATGTATGGTCATTATTACACACCACAAACTATTTCAAACATGAGTAAAATCGTATCTGAAGATGTTTTGGCTTTTAAAGAAAGAACTTTAGAAGCTAAATACTCAGTCATTTTTATGGATGCTACTCATATTCCTTTAAAGAGACAAACCGTATCAAAAGAAGCCGTTTATATTGTGATAGGCATTCGATTGGATGGAACCAAAGAGGTTCTAGGATTTACTATTGCTCCAACCGAATCTGCTTATGTTTGGAAAGAGATACTTCAAGATTTAAAAGATCGTGGTTTAGAAGAGGTTTTATTAGTTGTAACTGATGGTTTAAGTGGTATTCACGATAGTATCCATAGTGTCTATCCAAATGCTCAATTTCAACAATGTTGTGTCCATATCTCTAGAAATATTGCTCATAAGGTTCGTGTTAGTGATCGACAAGAAGTCTGTAATGATTTCAAATTGGTTTATCAAGCAGCTTCAAAAGAAGAAGCTATGAATCAAATAAGTTTTATGATAGATAAATGGAAAAAGCAGTATCCACGAGTAGTTAAATTACTCTTGAATCCTGCTATATTAACTTTCTATAACTTCCCACCATCAATCAGAAGAACTATCTACTCAACTAACTTGATTGAGGGATTTAATAAACAGTTAAAAAAATATACAAAGAGAAAAGAACAATTTCCTAATGAAGAATCTCTGGAGAGATTCCTTGTTTCTCAGTTCAATGAATATAACCAAAAATTTTTAGGCAGAGTACATAAAGGATTTAAGGAAATACAAGATACATTAGAATCAATGTTTTAA
- a CDS encoding ABC-2 transporter permease yields MSRYMTGGILIIIGIIPTLLIFLLKYIFGQRVVPSFVIEGISLAVLLSLIVLAIAIPLFYKYSPEVARTYFLIGIFIVGFGLPFLFSQLNLSIHLSLVNLFIFLIVIAIVALLLSIKIFSKKILLN; encoded by the coding sequence TTGAGCCGCTATATGACAGGTGGGATACTCATTATTATTGGTATCATACCTACTTTGCTGATCTTTTTATTAAAATATATATTTGGTCAAAGAGTTGTGCCATCATTTGTGATAGAAGGGATTAGTTTAGCTGTTTTACTTAGTCTAATCGTTTTAGCGATTGCTATTCCTTTATTTTACAAATATTCACCTGAAGTAGCTAGAACGTATTTTCTAATTGGTATTTTTATTGTTGGGTTTGGTTTACCTTTTCTTTTTAGTCAATTAAACTTATCTATTCATTTATCTTTAGTTAATCTATTTATTTTTCTGATTGTGATTGCTATAGTAGCTTTATTATTATCAATTAAGATATTCTCTAAAAAAATACTGTTAAATTAA